The following are encoded together in the Triticum dicoccoides isolate Atlit2015 ecotype Zavitan chromosome 6B, WEW_v2.0, whole genome shotgun sequence genome:
- the LOC119320705 gene encoding uncharacterized protein LOC119320705, translating to MEDGTLGDTTYVPSTATTRRRLLVSAGGLLLVAAASNNASRRAAGAAVDSYDPATEAERAASEAVSQRVGKAVRLLEAGRELQACGEFAGALASFTAVVSGYKELALSEYARVGRALVLYEIGDRDESITEMEDVSVDLWAAEELRWWGATPAVV from the exons ATGGAAGATGGAACTCTAG GAGATACAACATACGTACCATCCACcgcaacgacgaggaggaggctGCTCGTGTCCGCCGGTGGCCTGCTCCTCGTCGCCGCCGCGAGCAACAACGCCAGCAGGAGAGCGGCAGGGGCCGCAGTCGACAGCTACGACCCGGCAACGGAGGCGGAGCGCGCGGCGAGCGAGGCGGTGTCGCAGCGCGTCGGGAAGGCGGTCCGGCTGCTGGAGGCCGGGCGGGAGCTGCAGGCGTGCGGCGAGTTCGCGGGGGCGCTGGCGTCCTTCACGGCGGTGGTGAGCGGGTACAAGGAGTTGGCGTTGTCGGAGTATGCGCGGGTGGGGCGGGCGTTGGTGCTGTACGAGATCGGCGACCGCGACGAGTCCATCACGGAGATGGAGGACGTGTCGGTGGATTTGTGGGCGGCagaggagctgcggtggtggggAGCTACGCCGGCAGTGGTCTAA